AACCCCCCTTGACCTCTGAGCTCTTTGATATGCATTGTCACTGTTTGAGTGATTCTGACCAGGCGGGTATCTACTCTGTGGTATCTACCGTTTCCTGGGATGAGTGGGATAGAGCGGTGTCATTAGAAGGGGACGAGCGTGCCATATCCCTAGGAATACATCCCACCTTTGTGGCAACTCTGCCTGCCAATTGGCATGAGCGTCTCTCTATCCGTCTTGCACAGTCCGCTGCCATGATAGGGGAGTGCGGGTTGCACCCCCACAAGAGTAGGGATATACGTCTGTTGCAAGAAGAGGTGTTGGGGTGGCAGTTTTCTCTTGCGCATACGTACAACCGTGCCATGGTACTACATGTTACCGGGATGTGGGATCGCTTTTTTTCGCTCTTAGATCACTACGGTGTACCTCCTGGTGGGCTTCTCATGCATGATTTTGCGGGGTCTGTGGAGGTTCTTGCGCGTCTACAAGGGTATGGGAAAATCCTTTTTTCCTATGGTCCTTCCCTTATGAAAAAGGGGTTTTATAAAAAAAGAAGCCTTTCGTGCAACTCCAATGGGGCATGTCTGTTTTGAAACGGATCTTGATGACAGTGATGAGGTACGGCGAAAACTACTTCTCTCTCTTCTCACATTATGGGCGGAGGAGAAAGAGTGGTCACTGCACAGGGCAATGCGACAGGTCCGTATGAATTGTGAATGGTTCCTTCGTGCTGCGGTAAATAATACAGGGGATTATACTTTTCCTCCTTGAGATCATATATTTTAAGCCTCGTAAGATTTAAAAGGGGTTTTCGTATGCCAACCTATTCGTATGAGTGCTCCCGCTGTGGAAAGCAGTTTTCTCTCTTTCAGAAAATGTCTGAAGAGCCCTTGGAGATATGTACCTTTTCCGACTGTGGTGGTACAGTTCGTCGAATCATCGGTGCGGGAAGTGGTATTGTTTTTAAGGGAACAGGGTTTTATCAGACCGACTTTAAAAACAACCGAAAAAAAGTAGAGTGATATTATATGTTTATTGACGAGGCTGTTGTTGAAATCCATGCCGGTGATGGTGGGCGTGGGTGCTTTTCTTACCTTCGTGAAAAGTTTCGACCCAAGGGGAAACCTGATGGGGGAAATGGTGGTCGCGGTGGAAGTGTTTTTTTTCGCGCCTCTCAGAGAGTAGAGACCTTGCAGGATCTTTCCATTCGTCATATTCTCCGAGGAAATCGAGGAGATCATGGCGGAAGTAAGAATAAACACGGCAAAGATGGAGAAGATATTTATATTGATGTACCCGTAGGTCTCACGGTGCGCACCTATGACACGGATGAAATTATTCATGATTTTACTGAAGTTGGTGAAACCTTCTGTGTCGCCGCAGGTGGTCGCGGTGGTCGGGGAAATGCAGCTCTGGTAAGCCGAAATAATCCAGACCCAGATCATGCACAATACGGGATGCCCGGTGAACAGTTGAAAATGAAACTCGTCTTAAAGGTTATGGCGAATGTGGGGCTTGTTGGTAAGCCCAATGCGGGAAAGTCGACCTTTCTTTCTTCGGTTTCCAAGGCACATCCCAAAATTGCTGATTATCCTTTTACAACCCTACAGCCTCAGCTCGGTGTTGTTCGACTTCCACGAAGACATCAGTCCTTTACCATTGCAGATATTCCTGGAATTATCGATGGTGCCCACTTGGGAAAAGGGCTTGGTATTCAGTTTTTAAAACATATAGAACGGACCCAGGTCTTGGCAATACTTGTGGATGGGCAGAGCGAAAATCCTCTTGCTGAAGCAGAGAAAATTGTGGAGGAGTTGCGTCAATACAGTTCGCTTCTTTTGGAAAAACCCCGGGTGTTTATTCTCACCAAGGGTGACATCTCTGCTGATACGGTTGTTCCGGAAGGATGGTTTTCTATGTCCTCAGTTACTGGCCAAGGGGTAACAGAGGTTCTTCACCATTTGTTTACCTTGGTAGCACAAATTAAAGGCTCGCAACGTGAGCCCGTAGAGGTAGGAT
The Chitinivibrio alkaliphilus ACht1 DNA segment above includes these coding regions:
- a CDS encoding TatD family hydrolase, which translates into the protein MHCHCLSDSDQAGIYSVVSTVSWDEWDRAVSLEGDERAISLGIHPTFVATLPANWHERLSIRLAQSAAMIGECGLHPHKSRDIRLLQEEVLGWQFSLAHTYNRAMVLHVTGMWDRFFSLLDHYGVPPGGLLMHDFAGSVEVLARLQGYGKILFSYGPSLMKKGFYKKRSLSCNSNGACLF
- a CDS encoding FmdB family zinc ribbon protein, which gives rise to MPTYSYECSRCGKQFSLFQKMSEEPLEICTFSDCGGTVRRIIGAGSGIVFKGTGFYQTDFKNNRKKVE
- the cgtA gene encoding Obg family GTPase CgtA, which codes for MFIDEAVVEIHAGDGGRGCFSYLREKFRPKGKPDGGNGGRGGSVFFRASQRVETLQDLSIRHILRGNRGDHGGSKNKHGKDGEDIYIDVPVGLTVRTYDTDEIIHDFTEVGETFCVAAGGRGGRGNAALVSRNNPDPDHAQYGMPGEQLKMKLVLKVMANVGLVGKPNAGKSTFLSSVSKAHPKIADYPFTTLQPQLGVVRLPRRHQSFTIADIPGIIDGAHLGKGLGIQFLKHIERTQVLAILVDGQSENPLAEAEKIVEELRQYSSLLLEKPRVFILTKGDISADTVVPEGWFSMSSVTGQGVTEVLHHLFTLVAQIKGSQREPVEVG